In Sebaldella termitidis ATCC 33386, one DNA window encodes the following:
- a CDS encoding rod shape-determining protein, which translates to MFKIKKVMRSFVKSASKDVGIDLGTANTVVYVRNEGILIDEPTYIAINLKTESIENIGIKAKEVIGRTASHTKIIRPLKNGVISNYEITEKMLERFLNKIKKDKFQSARVIICVPSGVTQVERRAVMDVVKDSGAKEVYLVEEPVAAAIGAGIDIFEPKGHMIIDIGGGTTELAFIVSGGVAYSTSIKVAGDRFNEDIIDFIRQKYNLLIGETTAEKLKIDASNSSSEKELFEIRGRELVTGLPKSMKVHGHDIDEAITRDIDTIIETVKLALEGIEPEVSADIYETGIFLSGGGAAIKELTRKLEKEFNLTVTIADEPIYAVIKGIAIILENFAMYKNVIISSHSEY; encoded by the coding sequence ATGTTTAAAATTAAAAAAGTAATGAGAAGTTTTGTAAAATCCGCATCTAAAGATGTAGGGATCGACCTTGGAACGGCAAATACAGTAGTATACGTAAGAAATGAAGGAATATTAATAGATGAACCAACATACATAGCAATAAATTTGAAAACAGAAAGTATAGAGAACATAGGGATAAAGGCAAAGGAAGTAATAGGGAGAACAGCTTCCCACACAAAAATCATAAGACCTCTGAAAAACGGAGTAATATCAAATTATGAAATTACAGAAAAAATGCTTGAAAGATTTTTGAATAAAATAAAAAAAGATAAATTCCAGAGTGCAAGGGTAATTATCTGCGTTCCAAGCGGAGTTACACAGGTGGAAAGAAGAGCTGTAATGGACGTGGTAAAGGATTCCGGAGCTAAAGAGGTGTATCTGGTGGAAGAGCCGGTGGCAGCAGCAATAGGAGCAGGTATAGATATTTTTGAGCCGAAGGGTCATATGATAATCGACATAGGCGGCGGAACTACAGAGCTTGCATTTATAGTATCGGGAGGAGTAGCTTACTCTACTTCCATAAAGGTGGCAGGAGACAGATTTAATGAAGATATCATAGATTTTATAAGACAGAAATATAACCTTCTTATAGGAGAAACAACAGCTGAAAAACTAAAGATAGATGCGAGCAATTCTTCAAGCGAAAAGGAGCTTTTTGAAATAAGAGGAAGAGAGCTGGTAACAGGGCTTCCAAAGAGTATGAAAGTACATGGTCATGATATAGATGAAGCTATTACCAGAGATATAGATACTATTATAGAAACTGTAAAGCTTGCCCTTGAAGGAATAGAGCCGGAAGTATCGGCAGATATCTATGAAACAGGAATATTTCTTTCAGGCGGCGGTGCAGCTATAAAGGAGCTCACAAGAAAGCTGGAGAAAGAATTCAATCTGACTGTAACAATAGCAGATGAGCCTATTTACGCAGTAATAAAAGGAATTGCAATAATACTTGAAAACTTTGCTATGTATAAGAATGTTATTATTTCATCACATTCAGAATATTAA